In the genome of Stomoxys calcitrans chromosome 4, idStoCalc2.1, whole genome shotgun sequence, the window tattgtctaataaattcgtcattctgtttgtaacacctcgaaatatgcgtctaaaaccccataaagtatttatattcttgatcgacgtgtgattttgagtcgatctagccatgtccgtctgtctgtcgaaagcacgctaactttcgaaggagtaaagctagccgcttgaaattttgcacaaatactttttattagtgtaggtcggttggtattgtaaatgggccaaatcggtccatgttttgatatagctgccatataaatcgatcttgggtcttgacttcttgagcctctggagtgcgcaattcttatccgattggaatgaaattttgcacgacgtgttttgtaatgatatccaacaactctgccaagtatggttcaaatcggtccatgacctgatatagctgtcatataaacctatcttgggtcttgacttcttgagcctgtagagtgcgcaattcttatccaattttattgaaattttgcacgtagtgttttggtacgctaagtatggtttaaatcggtccataacatgatatagctgccatataaagcgatcttgggtctagacttcttaagcctctagagagcgtaattctcgtccgatttaactgaaattgtgcacatagtgttttggtatcacttccaacaactatgctatgattcaaatcggttcaaaatctggtatagctgtcatataaaccgatcttggatcttgacttcttgagcccatagagcgcgcaaatctcatccgatttggctgaaattttgcatgaggtgttttgttatgacttccaatatctgtgctaagtatggcgtaaatcggcatataacctgatatagctgccatataaaccgatctgtgtcttgatttcttgaacctctagaggtcgcaattcttatccgatttggctgaaattttctacaacggcttctctcatgaccctcaacatacgtgtcttatatggtctgaatcgatccatagcttgatacagctcccatataaacctatctcccgaggttgcttcttgagcccctacaaggtgcaattcttatccgaatgaactgaaatattacacaatgacttctacaatgttcagcatacatttatggtccgaatcggacgatatagctcccatagcataacagtttttattcaatattctatgatcgtctaaaaagagataccgcgcatagaactcgacaaatacgatcaacagtggagggtatataagattcgccccggtcgaactaagcacgcttttacttgttttaacatattgttacattaatttttatacccccctgatgggggtatatccatcttgtcattccgtttgcaacacatcgaaatattcatttccgaccctataaagtatatatatattcttgatcagcgtctaAATCTacgacaatctagccatgtccgtccgtctgtgtgtagaaatcacgcttcagtctttaaaaaatagagatattgagctgaaattttgcacagattcttgttttgtccattagcaggttgagttcgaagatatagcccccttatagaccgatccgatggtttagggtcttaggcctttaaagccacatttattatacgattttgctgaaatttgggacagtgagttgtgttaggccctctgacatattttttcaattgggctcagatcggtccagatttggaaataactgccgtatagaccgatctctcgattgaaggtcttaggcccatagaaggcacatttattgtccgatatggccgacatttgcgacagtgagttatgttaggccctttgacatccttttgcaatttcgctcagatcggtcccgatttggatatagctgccatatagaccgatctctcgatttaaggtcttggacccataaaaggcacatttattgttcgatatcgccgacatttgcgacagtgagttgtgctaggccctatgacatcctttttcaatttggctcagatcggtccagatttggatatagctgtcatatagaccgatctctcgatttaaggttttgggcctataaaattcgcatttatggtccgatgttgccgaaattttgggttaatttggctcagatcggtccagatttggatatagaccgatctctcgatttatggttttggagccataaaaggcgcccttgttgttcgatttcactgaaatttgacaccgtggcgtatgtggttcagatcggtctatatttggatagagTTACCAAAGAGGacgtatattttgtttttttcttttgccaaTCATGGATTTTTCTGggaatctattaaaaattttattttttttttattatatatatttttcaaaaagttataaaataaaactcaagagaaattccttttttttaaagaaatgcaaaataatttatttgttaACAAAGTGAGCGCCAACCAATTTTGTTCTTATTGTTTAGCTTTTTTGTTAGTTGTTACTTGATGGTTTCATACTGAAGCTTGAGGGCTACTTAAATCTAATGGACAACTTGTATCTGAATCGGTTTCTTAGATCACTCTTCCTGGTATCTCATTGTTTGTGGGTCATCTTGCAGTTGTTATCATAGTCGATGCGGGCAGTTTCGTTTTGTTTATTCAAAACGTTTGGCATTTTCCCAGGACTTTTTGTGGGAAACTTGGTTGAACATCTTGGGGGAGCTCCTCTTGCCATAGGGACGTTGGGCATTGACTTCCAAGATGAAGTCACCTTCCAAATCGGTAGCAAGATCGATGCCCATGTAAGCACGCTTGCCATAGCCATTGTTGATCATGTAGTTCTCGAGGGAGCTGGCTTCGACGGCGGGGAAGTTGCGTTCATTACCGGGACGAACAGATTCGGCAAACAATTCGGTGGCGAGCATGGAGGCTTCAACAACATTGTTGGTACCGGGAACACCAGCGCTGGGGCCATTGGGGAAGATGTCAACATTGCCAACACGGGTGGTGGTGCCCATGCCCAAGGCAGAGGTGTGGATGGCATCGACGAATTTGGCGTCACCACGGCTAAGGCCGCTCAAAGTTTCGGCATCATCGGCATACACTTTGGAGGGGTCCAAGGCAGTGATGCGGTACAATTTGTGGCCAGTCTTGCGTTTGTATTCTTGGCCAGCGGCACCAGCAACATGGGcggcaacattttggccgatAACATGGACATTATCGTGGGGGGTATTCATTTTGACAATTTCGCGACCGATCATGGCACCGGTTTCCTCGATGTCCAAAGTGGCTTGGTGTTTCAAGTCGTGCAATTTTTCGCCCAAGGCGATGACCTAAAAGAAAGCCAACAAAACGGCATTAGTTGCATGTCCAAGAATCAATTTTCACCATCTAGGGAAGAGGGGAAGAGGGCAGTGGGTTAGGTGTTACTTACCACAAGATTGCCGGAGCTTTGTTTGCCAGATTCCCACTCATCTTCATTATCATTTTCTTCATAATCGAAGTGACGTTTGTTGCTGTTACGGGCAAATTTGGCATAGGTGTTCTTTTGTCTTTGACCACTGTAACGTTCAACATAGGCGTTAACCAATTCATTGTTGGGCTCCTCCACGGTCTTGGTGGTTTCGGGCAAGCCGGTGATGAAGATGGTGACCTCGCCATTACCAAAGTTAGATTGTTGGTTAGCGGTGGCAGCCAATTTGTCCAAAGTGGTGGGAACCTTTTGGCCATTCGACTTGACAATGTATGCGGGCACACTGCTGGGGTTGGGCACATAGTCTGCGGTCAATTCATTGTTGATTTGGGCAACATGGTCTGCAAAGAAACGGGAGAACTCCTCATTAACTGGGAACTAGTTTCCTACCCGTGTTTACTTACAGATTGTCTGCAAAGCCTGGGCACCCTCTTCCAAGGGCATATTTTCCAAACGCTCCACGGTGACCTCGGAAAGGGAGGGGGTCTTCTCCAATTGCGACATGGACAACCATTGGGCTGGCTTCAATTTGTTGCTGGAGGACGAGTATTGGTGGTGATGATTGGGTGCTGCACAAACAGCGGCAGCCAAAAAGGCCACAATACAAATAGCTTTCAAAGGATTCATAACTGTTTACAACTTTCTGCAGCCTTCTTCAAagctttttgttttcaattctcGGTAAATTTGCAACTTACTAAAACCTTTACAATGATCCAAGTGATCTGTGTATTCTCCAAGCCTCAACCAAGTTTTTATACTTTCGAATGTTGGTATTATTGTTACCAGCAATTTTAGTTACCGCCAACGCTTAATGTTTGcgttgacatttttttgcataaaatttgtcTATGcgtaaaaaaaggtttttttcgTATACTTTTTTTTGCCAGTGCCATGCTCATCAATTTTCTCAGCTTGAAAAAGAACTTCGCAATCAATATTGCAACGATCGAtgttctatatagaaaaaaaagttcattgttCTGTCCAAAGTCATTAACCTTTTGAATTAGTTCTGGACTTTGGAGATTGGTTTCAGAAATGTTTGAGTATGATTTTTTGCAATTGGAAAAAGAGTTCATGTTCTAGAATTCAATATGAAATAGTTTAAGGTCTATTTTTAGGTCATGGACTTATTGTGTGCTCtccaattcagcctggctgaataagagtttctttagaaaatcttcaattcagcctggctgaataagagtttctttagataatcttcaattcagcctggctgaataagagtttctttagaaaatcttcaattcagcctggctgaataagagtttctttagaaaatcttcaattcagcctggctaaataagagtttctttagaaaatcttcaattcagcctggctaaataagagtttctttagaaaatcttcaattcagcctggctgaataagagtttctttagaaaatcttcaattcagtctggctgaataagagtttctttagaaaatcttcaattcagcctggctgaataagagtttctttagaaaatcttcaattcagcctggctgaataagagtttctttagaaaatcttcaattcagcctggctgaataagagtttctttagaaaatcttcaattcagcctggctgaataagagtttctttagaaaatcttcaattcagcctggctgaataagagtttctttagaaaatcttcaatgcagcctggctgaataagagtttctttagaaaatcttcaattcagcctggctgaataagagtttctttagaaaatcttcaattcagcctggctgaataagagtttctttagaaaatcttcaattcagcctggctgaataagagtttctttagaaaatcttcaattcagcctggctgaataagagtttctttagaaaatcttcaattcagcctggctgaataagagtttctttagaaaatcttcaattcagcctggctgaataagagtttctttagaaaatcttcaattcagcctggctgaataagagtttctttagaaaatcttcaattcagcctggctgaataagagtttctttagaaaatcttcaattcagcctggctgaataagagtttctttagaaaatcttcaattcagcctggctgaataagagtttctttagaaaatcttcaattcagcctggctgaataagagtttctttagaaaatcttcaattcagcctggctgaataagagtttctttagaaaatcttcaattcagcctggctgaataagagtttctttagaaaatcttcaattcagcctggctgaataagagtttctttagaaaatcttcaattcagcctggctgaataagagtttctttagaaaatcttcaattcagcctggctgaataagagtttctttagaaaatcttcaattcagcctggctgaataagagtttctttagaaaatcttcaattcagcctggctgaataagagtttctttagaaaatcttcaattcagcctggctgaataagagtttctttagataatcttcaattcagcctggctgaatcagagtttctttagaaaatcttcaattcagcctggctgaataagagtttctttagaaaatcttcaattcagcctggctgaataagagtttctttagaaaatcttcaattcagcctggctgaataagattttctttagaaaaaaaacatcgattttgtttcatatatatACGATATAAGCATAAGTGCAACTCAATTTTCTCTTCAACACACTTACTATGTATAAAATAACTTGAGTTGAAACAAAGCAACGCTTAGTAGAAATCTATAAAAGTAAAAGACAATCATGATCtatgtatcaaaatatgtttttgcGAATTTTATTGATGATTGGAATTTTTGGGGAATGAAATTTGGGCTTAGGAAATAACACCCCGAATCCACAATTAAAATATGCCCCAAACATGTATGTGGACAACAATAGAAAATTGTTGGGTCcgattttcgttttattttgggCCCTTTTGTGTGTAGCAATTGGGACCAATTTGGGATTTCCCTCAAGTAAACTTGAACCTTTCCAATTAAATTGGGCTAAATAATATTGGAGCAGATTGCAATATTTTTGGGGACTAATTTCATAAATTTGGGGcttaaatgcatttattttgcgTCAAGTTCATCAAATTTAAGTGAGAGGtgtcaaaaaataaatgaaacctgacaaataaataatttttgtaaaaaaaaatgtcaacatgTTTTATAATAtgcaatttgtctgaaatttcgtacaacgatacgtgccaaatatggggtATCTAGATTTTCCTGTTGCCCATATAAATcaacccaagaaaaaccctggatgaccggggagattcccCCTAGATGACCGGGGATGACTGTGGGAAATATCCaatttctctgcgaccaaaacttggttttgcttgcctaaTAATCCCAACATGTGTTCCGTCACGAATTTGCTGCCCCATCTTTCGATGAAGCCGTTGCCTATGTGGGCTGGgtgatgtccatctttctcaccaggtcaagCTTTGCTCCCAGGGTGTGTGGATACTTCCGACGGGCTTCTTGACGGTATCAATGcattctgctgacgcaaagTGAAGCGTACAGTTGTCCCCTCTATACCCGCAGCTCATCATTATTACGAGATGGTCTGACTGGAAAGTTTATACATATAAAGtttatccaaaataaaatttgataataTTTTACCATGAATAATGTTAAGTAGAAAACTTACATCCAGCATAATGCGTCGATTTTTCaaacataggttaggttgaaaagagagtgcggatatctaaaaaattaacaacaaaaaagaaaatcaaagttagGTTTTCTGTGCttattacaaaatccttactacttgtccatgccacgcccctaagttggttcatgtctggtattgtggccCCACCTATATGACGGTATCTGttagctgggcaatgacataggaaatgctccaacgtttcatcatcttccccacatgccctacatatgctatcacttgcagcactgATACTgatctctttcttacttcctttcaataatagcctcgtcttctcacgatttggatttccccataggattttcgccgtcctaccgattgtTTCGCTGTAACACAATGATGCATGCACATTCTTCGCCCACTCacttaacacggactgcgtcgacccgaaagggttcgagttaaccaagtttattgacagcagtcctctggccttcaccgccaaatcgtctgccctttcatttcccctaacTCCGCTATGGtcctgcacccaaacgatgcggattttgccatcctcaaagaaggcgttaatatctttcttacactgcaagactgttcgtgatcttaccgtcctggttgtagcAATTTTATATGTCTGTAatgatattcacactcgacgtcctcgcgttagcaccacaccacttcgcgcattccgtgatcgcccggatctccgcttgcatgaccgtattatggtcaggcagtataaaacagatctcaatacttgggttctcaatatagaccgccagactcactctgtcctcttgctttgatccatccgtaacatgatggcaatactagggtttcgtcaatcaaAGACcgtgccgttggcagcagttcgtctcactcgacttcaaggttcatctcaggtatacgatcggaaacctctccccttccttccccttccttccaggttttctatcttcgcctcgattataacgcgatggtatgagctgctcccatcctcaatccattctcctatcgtcttaagtctcatagccgcagtggctgccttacacttaaccTGTATGTTTAGAATAGACTCCAGTACCGGAGTGggggtggtcctcatcgctccgcctgtgCTAAGCCAAGatcttctctgaacctgttgtattatgcttacgttgcactttttctccatcgcagtccacataactactgaggcataagtaactattggcctaatcacgctcctctagagccagtggactatcctccgattcaggcctcatttcgagcctacgacccgtctacatagtgtccaatatCTGTTAGCCTTCTTGGTACTCTTCTGAATTtgacacttctaattcagtttactgtccaagatcacacctaaatatttgacctagtcagatatcgaaatcgttctattgaggaaatgtggtgcgtcaaataggtccaccttcgtcttcctcgtgaacagccaGATTTGAGACTTCTCTGGGTtagcattgagacccctaggccTAGCCCAATCGTGTGCCATCTGCAAAACCCTTTCGACACTTCTGCATAGCAGGTTCGTATCCTTACCTTTAAAAGGTAAGTTGGTTAATTAACTAGATTCAATCTTTATTTATAGCTTGACAAATTTTGCTGATTCCAGCCACAACTCCtaaggcaaaaaaataaaaattgcttctatattgtatttgaatgaATAAGGTAAACTGGGTCCTATACTACAGAACCGTACTCTAAGATACAGTACACAAAAGAAATATCCAACTTTTAGTAACCAATGGGTCCGAGAATTCTTTACTCCAGCGATTTATAAAGCCTATAATTCTATGAGCCTTATTAGTATTTACTGAAATATGCTCCCGGAAGTCTAGTCGGTGATCCAAAGGGATCCCAAGATCATCCATAGACAAAACAGATTCAATTAAGCGGTCATTAAAATAATAACTTGAATGTATGCTTCATAGTCTCAAAAGGTCATatgcttaaattttttaatgttttaatttgttCATGAAGTTTATTTTCGcaacagtaaaaaaaaaaaaaaaaactgtaaaggCCAGATTGCTGTAAACTGTGATACGTATCGAGATAATAGGACAGGAATATTTTGGCATCATCCGCATACATAAGGACTTTAAAGCGGCGTTATAAATTTGGTAATTTATTTATGAACTGAGTAAAGAGTTTAGGATCAAGATGGCTCCTTTGTGGAACCTCAGAACTCACATTAATTTGTATTGATAGATCtcttcagagttccacacaagttcgaaaatccgctcgttaaccagatcctccacttcaGACCGATGGTCTGGTGGAATcttaccggatgcactgccgacaTTGATGactgtgcttccttgccactctggcctaagagggcggctccttacctttttcaGCGATCATATTTCCCTTCCGTAATGGCTGTGTAGTCCTTtaggaagtcacagtcctccatgaagacttatAGACCCTGCGGGCTTCCCTCGTTCTTGTTCTGACTTTTTcaccctccgcaggacactgtctggagtctccattgcgggagggctggcttggtcttcccagagtacttgaaagcggggagctctttttatacccaccaccgtgggatagggggtatattaatttagtcattccgtttgcaacaaatcgaaatatcattttccgaccctacaaagtgtatatatattagggatcgtcgtaaaattctaagacgatttaacgatgtccgtgtgtctgtccgtctatcctgtccgtctgcccgtccgtctgttgtaatcactctacaggcttcaaaaattgagatattgagctgaaatttggcacagatacgtctttttgatgcacgctggttaagttcttgaacgggccaaatcggaccttatttggatataggtgctattGTATATAAATAGAACTATTTTCCGatggggtctaatgcccataatacttaatttttcatccgattttgctgaaatttaaaacagtgagtagttttgggactaccaacatctgactatatttagatatagctgccatatagaccaatctcccgataaaggatctaaagcccataaaagctttatttattgcacaatttcgctgaaatttgaaacagtgggttattttaacctTCCgaaatctgacctaagtatggttcagattggactatatttagaaatagctgccatatagaccgatctgccgataaagggtctgataaaagctttatattttatccgattttgttgaaatttgaaatagtgagttgttttaggtctaccaacatctgacccaaatatggatcagtttggaccatatttagatatagctgccctatagaccgatctcccgttaaagaaatattgccataaagtgctcatttgttaaccgattctctcgaaatttggcagaaaggattttcttatgacttttaatattgctggttaatttcatataaataggtttagatttacatatagttaccatatatgtttatcgcccgatttttactcttagagcaactgcaagcgcatttattaaccaatattCCAATATTAggcacaaaaattgcaaattttgcccatgaacattccactaaggaacaggggcaaacttctcacatatcaatgagtgcagtccgatttaagtttatgcTCAGAGATAAGGgccctcatttttatagccgagtccgaacgtcgtgccgcagtgcgacacctctttggagagaagttttagatggcatagcacctcacaaatgttgccagcattaggaggggaaaaccacagctgaaaatttttcctgatggtctcgccaggattcgaccccaggcgttctgcgtcataggcggacatgctaacctctgcgatacggtggtcTCCTAACTCtttccaaaatcggttcagatttagatgtagctcccatacatatgttcgtctgattttgggtaatttggaataatgttgtcatttgtcaatcatttatattacagtttgaacatatttgctcgaaatttgatacggagggagtcacgaatcaAGTTCCATTTCCCGCTACGACgcaaagtttaggagatacagccaatataaagttttcatattgaaatttcgatttttgatg includes:
- the LOC106084981 gene encoding vitellogenin-1-like, coding for MNPLKAICIVAFLAAAVCAAPNHHHQYSSSSNKLKPAQWLSMSQLEKTPSLSEVTVERLENMPLEEGAQALQTIYHVAQINNELTADYVPNPSSVPAYIVKSNGQKVPTTLDKLAATANQQSNFGNGEVTIFITGLPETTKTVEEPNNELVNAYVERYSGQRQKNTYAKFARNSNKRHFDYEENDNEDEWESGKQSSGNLVVIALGEKLHDLKHQATLDIEETGAMIGREIVKMNTPHDNVHVIGQNVAAHVAGAAGQEYKRKTGHKLYRITALDPSKVYADDAETLSGLSRGDAKFVDAIHTSALGMGTTTRVGNVDIFPNGPSAGVPGTNNVVEASMLATELFAESVRPGNERNFPAVEASSLENYMINNGYGKRAYMGIDLATDLEGDFILEVNAQRPYGKRSSPKMFNQVSHKKSWENAKRFE